In Papaver somniferum cultivar HN1 chromosome 1, ASM357369v1, whole genome shotgun sequence, a genomic segment contains:
- the LOC113272475 gene encoding pentatricopeptide repeat-containing protein At1g12775, mitochondrial-like codes for MTKTGIKPNAVTCRPDNICPISGLVTSNILIHGLCTTGQVGPALKLKNNKLKWNVVPNVVVSYNAIIDTLCKGGLLDEALVLFSEMLHASNVVPNVGSSVGGGVAVVAAGVAFFAASASCGLAGLIEEEARRYFDEMVDRGISPDTVTFNVLIDSHCKDGKTEDAWGLFKLMEKINIKPNLITYNSMMDGLCLVGRLPDAVKLFDSMVDKGLEPDDFSWNILIDGYCKNRKLDGAMQLFKKMKQNGLKPTTVTYNILLRGLYQDGRMKTANNLFNEMLTMLDGYCKNGKIADAIELFESIETTGISINVRMYSILIHGLFQAGKLEDARKLFDKIPRNGLVPNEVTYTTMIKGFFRNNMLLVANSLVSEMEEKGCLRNARAYDTIIGGFLVAKENAKALHFLRKMLERKFAPSDSAIYLLVNTLPEHELKNL; via the exons ATGACAAAGACGGGTATTAAACCTAATGCGGTTACATGTAGGCCTgacaatatttgtccgatatccg gcctagttaCATCTAATATTCTTATACATGGGCTTTGTACAACTGGTCAAGTGGGTCCTGCGCTCAAGTTAAAAAACAACAAGTTGAAATGGAATGTTGTACCCAACGTAGTTGTTTCATATAATGCCATTATAGATACCCTTTGCAAAGGAGGTTTACTTGACGAAGCTTTGGTTCTCTTCTCTGAAATGCTTCACGCCTCGAATGTTGTTCCCAATGTAG gttcttcagttgGTGGAGGAGTTGCAGTTGTTGCGGCTGGAGTTGCTTTTTTCGCAGCTTCTGCATCTTGTGGACTAGCTGGTTTGATTGAG GAGGAAGCAAGAAGATATTTTGATGAAATGGTGGATCGAGGGATTTCACCCGATACAGTAACTTTTAATGTCTTAATAGATTCACATTGTAAAGATGGGAAGACGGAAGATGCTTGGGGGTTATTCAAATTGATGGAAAAGATAAACATAAAACCGAATCTGATTACTTATAATTCAATGATGGATGGTCTGTGTTTAGTAGGTCGGTTGCCAGATGCGGTGAAACTGTTTGACTCGATGGTGGATAAGGGTCTTGAACCGGATGATTTTAGTTGGAATATATTAATCGATGGGTACTGCAAGAATCGTAAGTTGGATGGAGCTATGCAGCTATTtaagaaaatgaaacaaaatggaTTGAAACCCACAACAGTTACCTACAATATACTATTAAGAGGACTATACCAGgatggaagaatgaagactgcAAATAATTTGTTTAATGAGATGCTAACCATGTTGGATGGGTACTGCAAGAACGGAAAAATAGCGGATGCAATAGAATTGTTTGAGTCCATTGAAACTACTGGTATCTCAATTAATGTTCGCATGTACAGCATTCTTATTCATGGTTTGTTTCAGGCTGGCAAGCTGGAAGATGCTAGAAAGCTGTTTGATAAAATTCCAAGAAATGGATTAGTGCCTAATGAAGTAACTTATACCACAATGATCAAAGGCTTCTTTCGTAACAACATGTTATTAGTGGCTAACTCATTAGTCAGCGAAATGGAAGAGAAGGGTTGTTTACGAAATGCCAGAGCGTACGATACCATCATTGGTGGTTTTCTTGTAGCAAAGGAGAATGCCAAGGCATTGCATTTTCTTCGTAAGATGCTTGAGCGAAAATTTGCACCAAGTGATTCTGCTATTTACTTGTTAGTAAACACCCTTCCGGAGCATGAACTGAAAAATCTGTAG